The following coding sequences lie in one Anomaloglossus baeobatrachus isolate aAnoBae1 chromosome 7, aAnoBae1.hap1, whole genome shotgun sequence genomic window:
- the LOC142246274 gene encoding histone H3, with protein sequence MARTKQTARKSTGGKAPRKQLATKAARKSAPATGGVKKPHRYRPGTVALREIRRYQKSTELLIRKLPFQRLVREIAQDFKTDLRFQSSAVMALQEASEAYLVGLFEDTNLCAIHAKRVTIMPKDIQLARRIRGERA encoded by the coding sequence ATGGCCAGAACTAAGCAGACCGCCCGTAAATCCACCGGAGGGAAAGCTCCCCGCAAGCAGCTGGCCACGAAGGCCGCCAGGAAGAGCGCTCCCGCCACCGGCGGAGTGAAGAAGCCTCACCGTTATCGGCCAGGCACAGTCGCTCTCCGTGAGATCCGCCGGTACCAGAAGTCCACGGAGCTGCTGATCCGTAAGCTTCCCTTCCAGCGCCTGGTAAGAGAAATCGCCCAGGACTTCAAGACCGATCTCCGCTTCCAGAGCTCGGCCGTCATGGCCCTGCAGGAGGCCAGCGAGGCTTATCTGGTGGGGCTGTTTGAGGACACAAATCTGTGCGCCATCCACGCTAAGAGGGTCACCATCATGCCCAAAGACATCCAGCTGGCCCGCCGCATCCGTGGGGAGAGGGCCTAG